A section of the Fusarium falciforme chromosome 8, complete sequence genome encodes:
- a CDS encoding RING-type domain-containing protein yields MASTITEAQAELIRSLAPDDIPIKLRCAICSKLAVNAYRLPCCEQAICETCQSNLPASCPVCEHSPLSAEDCSPNKSLRTTIRVFLRTAEKKREASRAKEGKESEPVTPVEPPKQSLSVPEAPAIEAPTEQVSGGDAPMGEAVSASSESNVAAPAQPADEEVAHVHDSAAQHPPQDGAGDAEDAPVAGDGNNDVAPDNSNEQAIVQKDGDGEGDQGDDENGDDEENGDGETMNGTTNGNFSGSGDFNQMQMMMAMQNGMAPNSFGGFPMMGMPGMGMDPMTMQNMYMNGGFQGMGMNGMGGFGGGFGQGSNNNWNSSQSWNFDQNNYNQSGPGMGTGDFGSFNSGFQTGYNQGNYGHFNDYRRNNFGRGRGRGRGYYGGYGRGGYQFGGNANNNNYQDQGQFSQYGSNPQTQEQLQNGRNESADGQQPDDHQGEGAADGVEASNSGHQDASREAIGTEATDASSAPDVAQHNGPAAPRPVVPAPDVPINAPTGPKAMRQGLPNTSLHNLRARGYQVGGDAPSKPTPPVRDSPADRGRSRSSSPGPGREGARDRDKDRDSRRDHSKERSRDYDRRDNKEYDDRDQDHTGSGSRTASRSRSRSRGHRSSRRRRRHRSESVEDDGFDDDSRRKKHKSSRRHYYDDEEPSRSRDKDDRYPDRARSASPAESKRSSHRSRRDRDSDKRRDRDKDKDKDRDDYDRKKSSHRSSHRDRDYDRERRRDKDRERSDKDRKDRKDRHRERDRDRRDRDRDKDRDRERDRDADSRYSSRRHSTDAGDTPNERDSKAPSGPRGSRADSAAAKDPHTLEREARDRERLLKEAQRMAGMGMAGWKRNRGADDGGDDSGSRKGRRTTSSTTSAAASRRSEAVSGGDEEERMRRLEAEREGDRWG; encoded by the exons ATGGCGTCGACAATCACAGAGGCTCAGGCGGAGCTGATCCG CTCCCTCGCCCCCGACGACATTCCAATCAAGCTTCGATGCGCTATCTGTAGCAAGCTCGCCGTGAATGCCTACCGACTGCCATGCTGCGAGCAGGCCATCTGCGAAACAT GTCAATCGAATCTTCCGGCCTCATGTCCCGTCTGCGAGCATTCCCCCTTGTCCGCCGAGGACTGCAGCCCCAATAAGTCGCTTCGAACCACCATCAGGGTGTTTCTGCGcaccgccgagaagaagcgcgaGGCCAGCCGGGCCAAGGAAGGCAAAGAATCGGAGCCCGTGACTCCTGTTGAGCCGCCGAAACAGTCGCTCTCAGTCCCAGAAGCCCCTGCGATCGAGGCGCCGACTGAGCAGGTCTCGGGAGGCGACGCGCCGATGGGCGAAGCAGTGTCTGCGTCCAGCGAATCCAATGTTGCTGCTCCTGCTCAGCCTGCAGATGAG GAGGTTGCTCACGTCCATGACTCTGCTGCTCAGCATCCTCCTCAAGACGGAGCGGGTGATGCCGAAGACGCGCCAGTTGCGGGTGACGGCAACAATGATGTAGCCCCTGATAACTCTAACGAGCAGGCCATTGTACAgaaagatggtgatggcgaggGCGATCAAGGCGATGATGAGAatggcgacgatgaagaaaacggcgacggcgagacgATGAACGGAACGACCAACGGCAACTTTTCTGGGTCTGGTGACTTCAACCAgatgcagatgatgatggccatgCAGAACGGCATGGCTCCGAACTCGTTTGGCGGGTTCCCCATGATGG GCATGCcaggcatgggcatggaccCGATGACGATGCAGAACATGTACATGAACGGTGGCTTTCAAGGCATGGGCATGAACGGCATGGGGGGCTTTGGAGGTGGATTTGGCCAAGGCTCCAATAATAACTGGAACAGTTCACAGTCGTGGAATTTCGACCAGAATAATTACAATCAAAGTGGTCCTGGCATGGGAACTGGTGATTTTGGGAGCTTTAACTCAGGATTCCAGACAGGATACAATCAAGGTAATTACGGTCACTTCAATGACTATCGCCGCAACAACTTCGGACGTGGTCGAGGCCGCGGACGAGGATACTACGGGGGTTACGGCCGTGGAGGTTACCAGTTTGGAGGCaacgccaacaacaacaactacCAGGACCAAGGACAGTTTTCCCAGTACGGATCCAACCCTCAAACCCAAGAGCAGCTGCAGAACGGCCGGAACGAGTCGGCAGATGGACAACAACCTGATGACCATCAGGGAGAGGGGGCGGCTGATGGGGTCGAGGCCTCCAACTCTGGACATCAGGACGCATCCCGTGAGGCCATAGGCACTGAAGCCACCGATGCCTCTTCAGCACCGGACGTGGCCCAGCACAACGGTCCTGCCGCCCCCCGGCCAGTTGTTCCAGCTCCAGATGTTCCCATTAACGCACCCACGGGCCCCAAGGCTATGAGACAAGGACTGCCCAACACGAGCCTTCACAATCTACGAGCAAGAGGATACCAGGTTGGGGGTGATGCCCCATCCAAGCCGACACCTCCTGTCCGGGACAGCCCAGCCGACCGGGGCCGGTCAAGGAGTAGTTCTCCCGGGCCAGGCCGTGAAGGCGCGCGTGACAGAGACAAGGATCGCGACTCCCGCCGTGATCACAGCAAGGAGCGATCTCGGGACTATGACAGACGCGACAACAAGGAATATGATGACCGCGACCAAGACCACACGGGATCGGGATCCCGAACCGCCAGCAGGAGCCGAAGCCGCAGCCGGGGGCATAGAAGCTCCCGTCGACGTAGACGCCACCGCTCAGAGTCGGTCGAGGACGACGGCTTTGACGATGACTCTCGCCGTAAGAAACACAAGAGCAGCCGCCGTCACTActacgatgacgaggagcccTCACGATCCAGGGACAAGGATGACAGATATCCCGATCGAGCCCGCTCAGCCTCACCAGCAGAATCTAAACGGTCGAGTCACCGAAGCCGCCGCGATAGGGATTCTGACAAGAGAAGAGATCgtgacaaggacaaggacaaggacagggACGACTACGACCGCAAAAAGTCCAGTCATCGCTCCTCCCACCGTGATAGAGACTACGATCGCGAACGACGCCGTGACAAGGACAGAGAACGCAGCGACAAGGACCGCAAGGACCGAAAGGATCGCCACCGCGAGAGGGATAGAGACCGACGCGACCGTGACAGGGACAAGGACAGAGACCGAGAACGCGATCGAGACGCCGACTCTAGGTACAGCAGCAGACGCCACTCGACAGACGCAGGTGACACGCCCAACGAGCGCGACTCCAAAGCCCCCTCTGGCCCTCGAGGCTCCCGAGCCGACAGCGCCGCAGCCAAGGACCCTCACACCCTCGAGCGCGAGGCCCGCGACCGTGAGCGTCTGCTCAAGGAAGCCCAGCGCATGgcgggcatgggcatggcagGCTGGAAGCGCAACCGAGGGGCTGacgacggcggcgacgacTCGGGCTCACGTAAGGGTCGGCGTACCACGTCGTCAACGACGTCTGCCGCGGCTTCGCGTCGGAGTGAAGCCGTCAGCGGcggcgatgaagaagagaggatgCGCAGGCTCGAGGCTGAGAGGGAGGGTGATCGATGGGGTTAG
- a CDS encoding CBFD-NFYB-HMF domain-containing protein yields MSADDSSYAPKSPDLSSFYSGGPTQPAPQKLQHPQTGSHLPCPGYEYKAESPAYNRSASFSSYVPPSLPLSNNINIGVNNDQPNDVDHQRQHPSQPRFVGSEYQPYSAQPTFLQDQYVHSSSSQRTSHHGSYERDSLSAYQHHPPQPSSYSFAFTEQAPRPGVAAYSQTYPPPLGAGLSGPSTSTDTPFSTTMPPRRAAPPPAPAIEPSPVKTKFPTARIKRIMQADEEVGKVAQQTPIAVGKALELFMIQLVTKSADIAKEKGGKRVTAPMLKQVVETDEQWDFLRDIVSRVENEKEGSKAKAKQESSSDEEMPEPKKRRGGRRKKT; encoded by the coding sequence atgtCGGCCGACGACAGCTCCTACGCTCCCAAGTCTCCGGacctctcttctttttaCTCAGGTGGCCCCACTCAACCCGCGCCGCAAAAGCTCCAACATCCACAAACCGGCAGCCACCTCCCGTGCCCAGGATACGAATATAAAGCAGAGTCTCCAGCCTACAACAGGTCTgcctctttttcttcctaCGTTCCCCCTTCTCTCCCCCTcagcaacaacatcaacatcggTGTCAACAACGATCAACCCAACGACGTCGATCACCAGCGGCAGCACCCATCTCAGCCCAGATTCGTCGGGTCGGAATATCAACCCTACTCGGCGCAGCCGACCTTTCTTCAGGATCAATACGTTCATTCGTCCTCATCCCAGCGAACATCTCACCACGGCAGCTACGAAAGAGACTCTTTGTCTGCGTATCAACATCACCCACCACAACCCTCGTCGTACAGCTTCGCATTCACAGAGCAAGCTCCCCGACCCGGTGTAGCTGCCTACAGCCAAACCTATCCACCTCCACTGGGAGCTGGTCTATCTGGTCCCTCTACGTCCACGGACACGCCCTTTTCTACAACCATGCCTCCCCGCAGGGCCGCGCCACCTCCGGCGCCCGCTATCGAGCCGTCGCCTGTCAAGACAAAGTTTCCCACTGCGAGAATCAAGCGCATCATGCAGGCGGACGAGGAAGTCGGCAAGGTTGCCCAGCAGACGCCAATCGCCGTCGGCAAAGCCCTTGAGCTCTTTATGATACAGCTGGTCACAAAAAGTGCCGATAtagccaaggagaagggcggAAAGAGGGTCACGGCGCCAATGCTCAAGCAGGTGGTTGAGACCGACGAGCAGTGGGACTTTTTACGCGACATTGTCAGCCGTGTCGAGAACGAGAAAGAGGgtagcaaggccaaggccaagcaggaGAGCTCGAGCGACGAAGAGATGCCAGAACCCAAAAAGAGGCGCGGTGGTAGGAGAAAGAAGACATGA
- a CDS encoding Abhydrolase-3 domain-containing protein — translation MILGPITLVDCAVFLAFLAPQLLWHAGFLTTLITGLRALPFLLLELPFEFVHERYLTHPSRQLPFTQNATLFEDLVVRCVRYAFANIPSKVGRVFFSKYVALPFIRWRMLRHGYLRSPVYYREYTIGTVQSPLETIQKGTINSNQGSIQTRGTWIMHRPEHPPDFVLYYIHGGGFVMGSSYFYLEFLMVWHHLLVEAGFKNPAIFALEYTLVPDEVYPRQVLEALEGYRHVLQVVKDASKVCVSGDSAGGALILSLLLELGAQADNQKSKGVNANIRGGLADPQPPHLALPRMATLISPWVTLMSNLHYTSKSDFLDKRTLWRYAHEYAGESMVQQQPASPGNCVDDVLWRAASPERGYFVIFGEEEVFAPDIEDFLKRQAKIGVEVEGQKFDGGIHAWPVASIFLSSTEEKRLQGLRTAVKEIRRRMPEWGTLNGDKV, via the exons ATGATCCTCGGCCCCATCACCCTCGTCGACTGTGCCGTCTTTCTCGCCTTCCTCGCACCACAGCTCTTGTGGCACGCCGGCTTTCTCACGACCCTCATTACGGGTCTTCGGGCTCTGCCCTTTCTCC TATTGGAGCTCCCTTTTGAATTTGTCCATGAACGCTACCTTACTCACCCAAGCCGCCAGCTCCCATTCACACAAAATGCCACCTTGTTTGAAGATCTTGTTGTACGCTGCGTGAGATACGCCTTTGCCAATATTCCCTCCAAAGTCGGGAGAGTCTTCTTTTCCAAATATGTCGCCCTCCCCTTTATCCGGTGGCGCATGCTTCGCCATGGCTACTTGCGATCTCCAGTCTACTATCGTGAGTACACAATAGGAACGGTACAGTCCCCCCTGGAAACCATCCAGAAAGGCACCATTAACAGCAACCAGGGGAGCATCCAGACCCGGGGCACCTGGATTATGCATCGGCCCGAGCATCCGCCGGACTTTGTTCTCTATTACATTCACG GCGGCGGGTTTGTCATGGGCTCGAGTTACTTTTATCTCGAGTTCCTCATGGTTTGGCATCACCTACTCGTGGAAGCTGGGTTCAAGAACCCAGCAATATTCGCACTTGAGTACACATTGGTGCCTGATGAGGTCTACCCCAGGCAAGTTTTGGAGGCGTTAGAAGGCTACAGGCACGTTCTCCAAGTTGTCAAGGATGCCTCCAAGGTTTGTGTCTCGGGCGATTCAGCCGGCGGCGCATTGATCCTTAGCTTACTGCTCGAGTTGGGCGCCCAGGCGGATAATCAAAAGAGCAAGGGGGTCAATGCCAATATCCGTGGTGGTCTCGCCGATCCCCAACCACCTCATCTTGCTCTACCACGGATGGCCACGCTCATTTCGCCGTGGGTGACTCTCATGTCGAATTTGCATTATACTTCCAAGAGTGACTTTTTGGATAAACGCACCTTGTGGAGATACGCACATGAGTATGCAGGTGAGAGCATGGTTCAACAACAGCCAGCATCTCCAGGCAACTGTGTCGACGATGTTCTGTGGAGGGCAGCCAGTCCAGAACGAGGCTACTTTGTCATCtttggagaggaggaagtgTTTGCGCCTGATATTGAAGACTTCCTCAAGCGCCAAGCCAAAATCGgcgtcgaggttgaaggtCAGAAGTTTGACGGGGGAATCCACGCATGGCCCGTGGCGTCAATCTTTTTATCGAGCacagaagagaagaggttaCAAGGGTTGAGAACTGCTGTGAAGGAAATTAGAAGACGAATGCCTGAATGGGGCACGTTGAACGGAGACAAGGTGTAG
- a CDS encoding 40S ribosomal protein S20, with protein MSHQKIEKDLGEQPKSHRIRITLTSRKVQSLEKVSSELIERARSKGLTVKGPVRLPTKNLKITTRKTPCGEGSKTWDLYELRVHKRLIDLHAPTEVVKSVIVNIEAGVEVEVTIAA; from the exons ATGTCTCACCAGAAGATCGAGAAGGACCTTGGCGAGCAGCCC AAGAGCCACCGCATCCGAATCACCCTGACTAGCCGAAAGGTTCAGTCTCTCGAGAAGGTCAGCTCCGAGCTCATTGAGCGCGCCCGCAGCAAGGGCCTCACCGTCAAGGGCCCCGTCCGCCTGCCCACCAAGAACCTCAAGATCACCACCCGCAAGACCCCTTGCGGTGAGGGTTCCAAGACCTGGGATCTCTACGAGCTCCGCGTCCACAAGCGCCTCATCGACCTCCACGCCCCCACCGAGGTTGTCAAGtccgtcatcgtcaaca TCGAGGCcggtgttgaggttgaggttacCATTGCCGCTTAA
- a CDS encoding 54S ribosomal protein L31, mitochondrial, translated as MFGPFRITNPLSGGLLWKIPWRLSKFQKRRHRLRLRAVDNVVATVDAALAKKGQTLEALERWKAEMPTEAEMLPKDKYTMFDRKAKRYRKGIHKLPKWTRVSQRINPPGY; from the exons ATGTTCGGCCCCTTCCGCATTACGAATCCCCTCTCGGGAGGTCTTCTGTGGAAGATCCCCTGGCGATTGTCCAAGTTCCAGAAGCGACGACACCGCCTGCGTCTCCGAGCCGTCGACAACGTCGTTGCGACTGTCGATGCTGCCCTCGCCAAGAAGGGACAGACcctcgaggctctcgagCGATGGAAGGCCGAGATGCCCACAGAGGCTGAGATGCTGCCCAAGGACAAGTACACCATGTTTGACCGAAAGGCCAAAAGATACCGCAAGGGCATTCACA AGCTTCCCAAGTGGACGAGGGTTTCCCAGAGAATCAACCCCCCCGGTTATTAG
- a CDS encoding Nuclear cap-binding protein subunit 2, with the protein MRPGVRSTVERLDRPSAYYQSRNKRRRDRDDGENGENAGEPPVDPLANATTLYVGNLSFYTTEEQVYELFSKCGEIKRLVMGLDRFSKTPCGFCFVEYYTHQDALDCLKYIGGTKLDERIIRTDLDPGFEEGRQYGRGKSGGQVRDEYREDYDEGRGGVGRAIQSDRGGDYDDDSRYSR; encoded by the exons ATGCGTCCGGGCGTCAGAAGTACCGTAGAGCGTCTGGATAGGCCCAGCGCCTACTACCAGAGCCGC AACAAGCGGAGACGCGATCGCGACGATGGAGAGAACGGAGAGAACGCAGGGGAGCCCCCAGTCGACCCTTTGGCAAACGCGACCACCCTTTACGTGGGAAACTT GTCTTTCTACACAACCGAAGAGCAAGTCTATGAGCTTTTTTCCAAGTGCGGCGAGATCAAACGGCTCGTCATGGGCCTCGACCGTTTCAGCAAGACGCCCTGCGGATTCTGTTTTGTTGAATACTACACACACCAGGACGCCCTCGACTGTCTCAAGTACATTGGCGGCACCAAGCTGGACGAGCGCATCATCCGCACCGATCTGGACCCGGGCTTTGAGGAGGGCCGTCAGTATGGTCGCGGTAAGTCCGGCGGTCAGGTACGAGACGAGTATCGCGAGGACTATGATGAGGGCAGAGGAGGTGTCGGCAGGGCGATACAGAGCGATCGGGGAGGTGACTACGACGATGATAGCCGATACAGCAGGTAG
- a CDS encoding EXPERA domain-containing protein — MADIPVSATGPAHPYFPPGAVIPGYVANDKDVTELMIKFGAVTGAVVGSALWLAARSRHPLRTIDRFAAAWFALCGFLHVAFEGYYLVYRHELTGMSTLFAQLWKEYALSDSRYLTHDVFTISVETITALAWGPLCLLTVVGIIHGSRSRHVAQVIVCTAHAYGVALYYLTNFNESRMHGVAYSRPETLYFWIYYVGFNFPWAIVPLVLLRDSWRQIGSAFAALEEKRKGE, encoded by the exons ATGGCTGACATCCCCGTCTCGGCCACGGGTCCGGCCCATCCATACTTCCCCCCCGGCGCCGTGATCCCAGGCTACGTCGCCAACGACAAGGACGTGACGGAGCTGATGATCAAGTTTGGCGCCGTGACCGGAGCCGTCGTCGGGTCCGCCCTGTGGCTGGCAGCGCGGAGCAGACACCCGCTGCGCACCATTGACCGATTCGCAGCCGCCTGGTTTGCGCTGT GTGGCTTCTTGCATGTTGCGTTTGAAG GCTACTATCTCGTATACCGCCATGAGCTCACCGGCATGTCAACACTCTTCGCCCAGCTATGGAAGGAATACGCCCTCTCAGACTCGCGGTACTTAACCCACGACGTCTTCACCATCAGCGTCGAGACCATCACGGCG CTCGCCTGGGGTCCCCTCTGCCTCTTGACCGTCGTCGGCATCATCCACGGCTCCCGTAGCCGTCACGTAGCGCAGGTGATTGTGTGCACTGCGCACGCGTACGGGGTGGCACTATACTACCTGACCAACTTCAACGAGTCGCGCATGCACGGCGTGGCCTACAGCCGCCCCGAGACGCTGTACTTTTGGATCTACTACGTGGGATTCAACTTTCCCTGGGCGATCGTGCCCCTCG TGCTGCTGCGTGATAGTTGGCGACAGATCGGCAGTGCCTTTGCTgccctcgaggagaagaggaagggaGAGTGA
- a CDS encoding Gamma-glutamylcyclotransferase → MSSQGDSQPSQDSTMTLMQDNLHEVLYFAYGSNLSTEQMRQRCPYSTPVGLAYLEGWKWIINARGYANIVQLPLNDNEDETDKGKGKAVDDEEHGVYGLLYLLPPQDEERLDQHEGVPWAYQKFQVNVKWAHSKDSDETLRALVYVDGQRVEEDVPRDEYVGRMERGIEDAVDNWGMDEEWADRVMRRFWVEEE, encoded by the coding sequence ATGAGCTCGCAAGGTGACAGCCAGCCGTCGCAGGACAGCACCATGACGCTCATGCAGGACAACCTCCACGAGGTGCTGTACTTTGCCTACGGCTCCAACCTGTCGACGGAGCAGATGCGCCAGCGATGCCCGTACTCTACACCCGTCGGACTGGCGTACCTCGAGGGGTGGAAATGGATCATCAACGCCCGCGGATACGCCAACATTGTGCAACTCCCTCTAAACGACAACGAGGATGAAAccgacaagggcaagggcaaggcggtcgacgacgaggagcacGGCGTGTACGGACTCCTGTACCTCCTCCCCCCGCAGGACGAGGAGCGGCTGGACCAGCACGAGGGCGTTCCCTGGGCGTACCAAAAGTTCCAGGTCAACGTCAAGTGGGCGCACTCCAAGGACAGCGACGAGACGCTGCGGGCGCTCGTCTACGTCGACGGGCAGCGCGTCGAGGAGGACGTGCCGCGGGACGAGTACGTGGGGAGGATGGAGAGAGGGATCGAGGACGCGGTTGACAACTGGGGGATGGATGAGGAGTGGGCGGACAGGGTCATGAGGCGGTTCTGGGTTGAGGAGGAGTGA